One Acropora palmata chromosome 2, jaAcrPala1.3, whole genome shotgun sequence genomic window carries:
- the LOC141874292 gene encoding adenosine receptor A1-like: MPLIEEYPCINDTIAPSYIAFISSSLSGVMSLVTITGNLLVVLAIFINPNKDLKSPFNYFVANLAICDLLVGFLVDPMSVAYHYSEGAAKRFPASRVYLHIPYFISCTASVLSLAALTVDRFWAISFPISYRNKLNPKRAGFAAAGIWAFSICFSFVYFSTSYLTYAFVFAHTVIIVTFLVMLLTYFKIVRHFKLKVKEWDSLNLAGAKDSQAKRQAMKWEEKVAKAFLIMLAFFLVCYLPSCICIYITNLCISCSCISIHWARDVHFLFILANSGVNPFVYAWRLDNFRRAFVKLLTACCGKCRGIAGTRKESRDHNSASGSSKLEMGDSEEKGRQRLNSFPVVLPPETS; encoded by the coding sequence ATGCCTTTAATAGAGGAATACCCCTGCATCAATGATACCATCGCACCTAGCTACATTGCTTTTATATCGAGCTCACTATCTGGTGTGATGAGTTTAGTTACCATAACAGGGAACCTTCTGGTCGTGTTAGCGATCTTCATCAACCCCAACAAGGATCTCAAGTCACCATTTAACTACTTTGTGGCCAACTTAGCAATTTGCGATCTGCTTGTTGGATTTTTAGTAGATCCCATGTCAGTGGCTTATCATTACAGCGAAGGAGCAGCAAAAAGGTTCCCTGCCAGTCGCGTTTATCTTCATATTCCTTACTTCATTTCTTGCACCGCTTCAGTTCTCAGCCTGGCAGCCTTGACAGTGGATCGATTTTGGGCGATAAGCTTTCCTATATCGTACAGGAATAAGCTGAATCCAAAGCGCGCTGGTTTTGCGGCAGCAGGAATTTGGGCTTTCTCCATTTGTTTCtcgtttgtttatttttcaaccaGCTACCTCACATACGCCTTTGTGTTTGCCCACACTGTTATCATCGTCACATTTCTGGTCATGCTGCTGACATATTTCAAGATAGTTCGTCACTTTAAGCTTAAAGTCAAGGAGTGGGATAGTTTAAACCTTGCCGGCGCAAAGGACAGTCAAGCGAAGAGGCAAGCTATGAAGTGGGAAGAGAAAGTCGCAAAGGCATTTTTGATCATGTTAGCTTTCTTTCTGGTGTGTTATCTTCCATCGTGTATTTGTATTTACATCACGAATCTCTGCATTTCGTGCAGTTGTATCTCCATCCACTGGGCCAGAGATGttcattttctgtttattttggCCAATTCAGGGGTAAACCCGTTTGTTTACGCGTGGCGATTGGACAATTTCAGGAGGGCCTTTGTCAAGCTTTTGACGGCTTGCTGTGGAAAATGTCGGGGCATAGCCGGTACGCGGAAAGAATCTCGGGATCATAATTCCGCATCAGGCTCCTCGAAGCTGGAAATGGGAGATAGTGAGGAAAAAGGAAGACAAAGACTCAACAGCTTCCCAGTCGTACTGCCTCCAGAAACAAGTTAA